A DNA window from Tenuifilaceae bacterium CYCD contains the following coding sequences:
- a CDS encoding transposase has translation MEHLFLWLALPRSVYYYRPSNRRKGVYPSQWTNKRDGTLVGNTVIIDEIKRILCGEFVCYGYQNVTMALKSKDFIINHKKVYRLMDENNLLLGKVIRTQGKREWVKFRKINASKPMEYLCWDIKYVWVPGERKNYYLLSLMDVYTRRILDWIFQGSIRKVDVIKMINRVNLIHDLKGVTVRNDNGSQFIANKVRHYLRTLEANQEFTHIATPEENSYIEAFHSLLEREVIRRHDFAGFYDAKLTISAYMKFYNNERLHGALKRVPPMKKWNEYYLNLSSDKPTAAQVSEEMSRVSDGADTGLALDISGDTANFADRMMNENQAENKKNNLNCFQKNVQLIGG, from the coding sequence ATGGAGCATCTTTTCCTGTGGCTCGCTTTGCCTCGTAGCGTATACTATTACCGTCCGAGCAATAGGCGCAAGGGGGTTTATCCGAGTCAATGGACGAATAAGCGCGATGGTACCCTGGTGGGAAATACGGTTATCATTGATGAAATAAAAAGGATACTGTGCGGAGAATTTGTTTGTTACGGCTATCAGAATGTGACAATGGCATTAAAGAGCAAGGATTTTATCATCAACCATAAGAAAGTATACCGGCTCATGGATGAGAACAACCTTTTACTGGGCAAAGTGATCAGAACGCAGGGCAAGCGGGAATGGGTCAAGTTCCGCAAGATAAACGCGTCTAAACCGATGGAGTACCTCTGCTGGGACATCAAGTACGTATGGGTTCCGGGAGAGCGCAAAAACTACTACTTGCTTTCCCTGATGGATGTTTACACACGCAGAATACTCGACTGGATCTTTCAAGGCAGTATTCGTAAAGTAGATGTCATTAAAATGATTAACCGCGTTAATCTAATCCATGATCTGAAAGGTGTTACGGTTCGCAATGATAATGGCTCACAGTTTATTGCCAACAAAGTGCGGCATTACCTCAGAACGCTGGAGGCAAACCAGGAGTTTACGCACATTGCAACCCCCGAGGAGAACTCATACATAGAGGCCTTTCATAGCCTTCTTGAAAGAGAAGTGATCAGAAGGCACGACTTCGCCGGCTTCTATGACGCAAAGCTCACCATAAGCGCTTATATGAAATTTTACAACAACGAACGCTTGCATGGCGCATTAAAAAGAGTGCCGCCGATGAAAAAATGGAATGAATACTACTTGAATTTATCATCCGATAAGCCAACAGCAGCGCAAGTATCGGAGGAGATGTCAAGAGTGTCGGACGGCGCGGACACTGGCCTTGCTCTTGACATTTCCGGAGATACGGCTAACTTTGCGGATCGAATGATGAATGAAAATCAAGCGGAAAATAAAAAAAACAACCTAAACTGTTTTCAGAAAAATGTCCAACTTATAGGGGGTTAA
- a CDS encoding transposase gives MKRTHRKFTPEERLSILQEAEREGAIETCRKYSLSPSLLSKWKQRYLSRGVDGLKPKYKRIDPQVRLLEEENERLKKIIARQALELEVKGELLKKTPIQTKRR, from the coding sequence ATGAAACGAACACACCGAAAGTTTACCCCGGAAGAAAGGTTATCGATTCTTCAGGAAGCAGAACGTGAAGGCGCCATTGAAACATGCAGGAAGTATAGCCTTTCCCCTTCGCTGCTATCAAAATGGAAACAACGGTATTTAAGCCGCGGCGTAGATGGCTTAAAGCCAAAGTATAAGCGCATAGACCCTCAGGTTCGCTTGCTGGAAGAAGAAAATGAGCGACTGAAAAAAATCATTGCCCGGCAAGCGTTGGAGCTAGAAGTAAAGGGAGAGCTTTTAAAAAAAACTCCTATCCAAACCAAGAGAAGGTAG